Proteins encoded together in one Desulfosporosinus meridiei DSM 13257 window:
- a CDS encoding efflux RND transporter periplasmic adaptor subunit, whose protein sequence is MKKIRNMGKVRILLVALMTFGVLTGCSGNKPVAVVEEKYIPVEVEMAGHKTLINTAILSGKISSETDVSVVPKMAGKVESVNVKVGDTVQAGDVLFTLETTDLNTAYQLAEASYQNSKEQWVSAKSSLARTQAIAAEKIADAKKTLANTKALYDAGAASKSQLDQAELGLQELESSYAGQIEQLTVQASDSSLNLVEVQLTQARESLDNAVVTAPVAGVVSQVNVQIGNMASSAQAGVNLTNASSVYTTVSVTENLVNRLKMNDEVKVTVPSVSEESFVGRIENVSPAADPKTQLYPIKILIENLDGLIKPGMFAKVELTTDEKPDVMAIKSEAVVLKNEKTIVYVVVDDKATAKEITTGLDTGVDIEILKGLDQGDKVIVKGQTLVDEGHKVKIVGGEES, encoded by the coding sequence TTGAAGAAAATTAGGAACATGGGAAAGGTTCGGATCTTACTCGTAGCGCTGATGACGTTTGGAGTGTTGACCGGGTGCAGCGGAAATAAACCCGTTGCCGTTGTCGAAGAAAAGTACATACCGGTAGAGGTGGAAATGGCCGGCCACAAGACGCTTATCAATACTGCGATATTGAGTGGGAAAATATCATCTGAGACAGATGTATCAGTAGTTCCCAAGATGGCAGGTAAGGTTGAGTCTGTGAATGTCAAAGTAGGGGATACAGTTCAGGCAGGAGATGTCTTGTTTACTCTGGAAACCACAGATCTGAATACAGCTTATCAATTAGCTGAGGCCAGCTACCAAAATAGCAAAGAACAGTGGGTAAGTGCAAAGTCCTCTTTGGCAAGAACTCAAGCCATAGCCGCAGAAAAAATAGCCGACGCGAAAAAGACCCTGGCCAATACTAAAGCTCTTTATGATGCAGGTGCAGCTTCAAAATCTCAACTGGATCAGGCAGAGTTAGGTCTTCAAGAATTAGAATCCTCTTATGCAGGCCAGATTGAACAATTAACGGTTCAGGCCTCAGACAGCAGCCTTAATCTAGTGGAAGTTCAGCTTACCCAAGCCCGAGAATCCTTAGACAATGCAGTTGTCACTGCCCCTGTCGCCGGAGTTGTCTCTCAGGTTAATGTTCAAATAGGAAATATGGCCAGCAGTGCTCAAGCGGGAGTCAACCTGACCAATGCCAGCAGTGTCTATACCACAGTTAGTGTCACAGAGAACTTAGTCAATCGTTTAAAAATGAATGACGAAGTCAAGGTTACGGTTCCATCAGTGTCGGAGGAAAGCTTTGTTGGAAGAATTGAGAATGTCAGCCCAGCCGCCGACCCCAAAACCCAGCTCTATCCCATTAAAATACTAATTGAGAATCTGGATGGTTTAATTAAGCCCGGGATGTTTGCCAAAGTAGAACTGACCACCGATGAAAAGCCGGACGTTATGGCCATCAAAAGTGAGGCAGTTGTTCTGAAAAACGAAAAGACCATTGTCTATGTGGTTGTCGATGATAAAGCCACTGCCAAAGAAATTACCACTGGCCTGGATACGGGGGTGGACATTGAGATCCTTAAAGGGTTGGATCAGGGTGATAAGGTAATTGTTAAAGGGCAGACCTTAGTTGACGAAGGCCATAAGGTGAAAATTGTGGGAGGGGAAGAGTCTTGA
- a CDS encoding S41 family peptidase: MPVLFVKKTFKEKFEKKLLKKAAGQILLNLMLILLLVLSNSASVLASDSGVLTEVRTLLKNQYVDQVSEDVLNAPTVDEMLERLGDPHTRYFTEEEFQEFVGSINLSFSGIGIHIEMIPEGVQILGVIPGSPAEEVGLKSGDVIIRAAGESLAGLSSEEAVSILRGPDGSSVQLRVKRETETRDLKVTRREISEPTVTGEVLDGHIGYLDLNSFGSDTPKEFEVAAKELKAENVDSWIVDLRDNGGGYLSSAMELAGYFIGSDVAVKVKDRNGVLHPIEAEDPGWRIKERIVFLVNENSASASEILSAAVKDHEKATIVGTTSYGKGTVQSMFPIRSGGVLKMTVDHFYSPLGHEIDQVGVSPNVVIEHSDPLKAAELMLTDSNEALKMARTDDYWEAWGELSGVAANTPQETQSSMNFIHYFSNYRQVAKLTDIPLDKKFTVNFSGDIDWQTVNSSSIELINSSTGERTPTTLEHIGTSGLQVIPQAELIPDTTYWLVIHPDILGVSGQTLQEGGLAIAKTVQRGADISGTSRIQSIQVNKRVTEMNKLSPTDPDYGTAIKDLP, encoded by the coding sequence ATGCCAGTTTTATTTGTTAAGAAAACATTTAAAGAAAAATTTGAGAAAAAATTACTGAAAAAAGCAGCCGGTCAGATTCTTTTAAACTTAATGCTCATCCTATTGCTGGTGCTGAGCAATTCAGCGTCGGTTTTGGCGTCTGATAGTGGAGTTCTCACGGAAGTCCGTACACTTCTAAAAAATCAGTATGTCGATCAGGTGTCAGAGGATGTCTTAAATGCTCCAACAGTGGATGAGATGCTGGAAAGGCTGGGAGACCCTCATACAAGGTATTTTACTGAAGAGGAGTTTCAAGAGTTCGTCGGCAGTATTAACCTAAGTTTCTCGGGAATTGGGATTCACATTGAGATGATCCCTGAAGGTGTTCAGATTCTAGGGGTTATTCCAGGCTCGCCTGCTGAAGAGGTGGGGTTAAAGTCGGGAGATGTGATTATTCGCGCTGCTGGGGAATCTTTAGCCGGGCTTAGCTCAGAAGAGGCTGTAAGCATACTCAGAGGACCGGATGGGAGTTCAGTACAGCTTAGGGTCAAGCGTGAGACAGAGACCCGAGATTTGAAGGTTACGCGCCGAGAGATTTCTGAGCCCACAGTGACCGGCGAAGTCCTGGATGGACATATTGGCTACCTGGATTTGAATTCCTTTGGCAGCGATACACCTAAAGAATTTGAGGTGGCGGCCAAAGAGTTAAAAGCTGAAAATGTCGATAGCTGGATTGTTGACTTGCGGGATAACGGTGGGGGATATCTGAGTTCGGCAATGGAGTTGGCGGGTTACTTTATCGGATCGGATGTTGCAGTTAAGGTTAAAGATCGGAACGGAGTACTTCATCCCATTGAGGCTGAAGATCCGGGCTGGAGAATTAAGGAACGGATTGTTTTTCTGGTCAATGAAAACAGTGCCAGTGCCTCAGAGATTTTGAGTGCAGCGGTGAAGGATCATGAGAAGGCGACTATTGTTGGAACTACCAGCTATGGCAAAGGTACGGTTCAAAGCATGTTTCCGATCCGAAGTGGTGGTGTCTTGAAGATGACCGTTGATCATTTCTATTCCCCTCTGGGTCACGAAATTGATCAAGTCGGGGTTAGCCCCAATGTAGTAATTGAACATTCAGATCCTCTCAAGGCTGCAGAGCTTATGCTAACAGACTCCAATGAAGCGCTTAAAATGGCCAGGACTGATGACTACTGGGAAGCCTGGGGAGAATTATCGGGAGTTGCGGCCAACACTCCACAAGAAACCCAATCGTCTATGAATTTTATCCACTATTTTTCTAACTATCGTCAAGTTGCGAAATTAACGGATATTCCCTTAGATAAAAAATTCACCGTAAATTTTTCCGGAGATATTGATTGGCAGACTGTAAATAGCTCAAGCATTGAGCTGATCAATAGCAGCACAGGGGAGAGAACGCCTACAACACTTGAACATATAGGAACTTCAGGTTTGCAAGTGATCCCTCAGGCTGAGTTGATCCCGGATACCACCTATTGGCTGGTTATTCATCCTGACATTCTTGGAGTTTCAGGCCAAACCCTGCAAGAGGGGGGCTTGGCCATTGCCAAGACAGTTCAGAGGGGTGCTGACATCAGTGGAACCTCCAGGATCCAGTCCATTCAAGTCAACAAGCGAGTAACAGAAATGAACAAGCTAAGCCCGACTGATCCGGACTATGGTACAGCAATTAAAGATTTACCGTAA
- a CDS encoding DEAD/DEAH box helicase, with protein MATFTDLNLSELVMRSIINMGFEETTPIQEQTIPSAMEGKDLIGQAQTGTGKTAAYGIPLVERIMGQSENIQGIVLAPTRELAVQVAEELNKIGQFKRIHALPIYGGQGIDWQIRALKKRPHIIVATPGRLMDHMRRKTIRLHDIKIVVLDEADEMLNMGFLEDIETILKEVPEERQTLLFSATMPRQIQNIAQRFMKEPQLISIKATGVTVSDIEQHYVEVTERLKFDVLSRILDIQSPDLSIVFARTKRRVDELSEALSKRGYSAEGIHGDLTQSKRDSVLRQFKDGTIEVLVATDVAARGLDISGVTHVFNFDIPQDPESYVHRVGRTGRAGKSGLAITLVTPREIGMLRLIESVIKRRIVRKPIPTIIEAVQGQQRLTMNEILRVIAEEDIEKYKSVAEELLAENDSITLLSAALKIITKEPDNVEVKLTEAAPARRRGMGSGGRGMGNMGNARPPHGSYPRDNYGQKVDTWSRRKSNDFRGTAGPQRGRDPKRNG; from the coding sequence TTGGCGACATTTACAGACTTAAATTTAAGCGAATTAGTTATGAGATCGATTATCAACATGGGGTTTGAAGAAACGACACCCATTCAAGAACAGACGATTCCTTCAGCGATGGAAGGAAAGGATCTGATCGGACAGGCTCAAACCGGTACCGGTAAAACAGCAGCCTATGGAATTCCTTTGGTGGAGAGAATTATGGGGCAATCCGAGAATATTCAAGGGATTGTTCTGGCACCTACTCGTGAGTTAGCAGTTCAAGTTGCCGAGGAATTAAACAAGATCGGACAGTTTAAACGCATTCATGCCTTGCCTATATACGGGGGACAAGGTATCGACTGGCAAATTCGCGCTCTTAAGAAGAGACCTCACATTATTGTTGCTACACCGGGACGTTTGATGGATCATATGAGAAGAAAGACCATTCGCCTGCATGACATCAAGATCGTTGTCCTGGATGAAGCAGACGAGATGTTAAATATGGGCTTCTTAGAGGATATTGAAACTATTCTCAAGGAAGTACCGGAGGAACGTCAAACCTTACTTTTCTCAGCAACAATGCCGCGCCAGATTCAAAATATTGCTCAACGCTTTATGAAGGAACCTCAGCTGATCAGCATTAAGGCTACTGGTGTTACAGTATCAGATATTGAGCAGCACTATGTAGAAGTTACTGAACGCTTAAAGTTCGATGTCTTATCCCGTATCTTGGACATTCAATCCCCGGATTTGTCCATTGTCTTTGCCAGAACCAAGCGCCGGGTTGATGAGCTATCTGAAGCCTTAAGCAAACGTGGCTATTCGGCAGAAGGAATTCATGGTGACTTAACTCAAAGTAAGCGTGACAGCGTCTTAAGACAATTTAAAGATGGCACCATCGAAGTATTGGTTGCCACGGATGTGGCAGCTCGAGGTCTAGATATTAGCGGAGTGACCCATGTCTTCAACTTTGATATTCCTCAGGATCCGGAAAGCTATGTCCATCGGGTTGGCCGAACCGGTCGGGCTGGAAAATCAGGCTTGGCCATCACCTTAGTCACTCCACGTGAGATAGGGATGCTGCGTTTGATCGAATCCGTGATTAAGCGGAGAATCGTCCGCAAACCCATTCCTACGATCATTGAAGCAGTACAAGGTCAACAGCGTTTAACCATGAACGAGATCCTGCGGGTTATTGCAGAAGAAGATATCGAAAAATACAAATCCGTTGCTGAAGAATTGCTCGCCGAAAATGATTCCATCACACTTTTATCAGCGGCTCTCAAGATTATCACTAAAGAACCGGATAATGTTGAAGTAAAGCTGACTGAAGCAGCTCCTGCCCGAAGAAGGGGTATGGGAAGCGGCGGCAGAGGTATGGGAAATATGGGCAACGCCAGACCACCTCATGGCAGCTATCCACGAGATAACTATGGCCAAAAGGTGGATACCTGGTCAAGAAGAAAAAGCAACGACTTCCGCGGTACTGCAGGGCCTCAAAGAGGCAGAGACCCTAAGAGAAACGGATAG
- a CDS encoding SLAP domain-containing protein: protein MILNFPKIFKGKELDVEFSENDIVEASPLDENSEGQNDQELPLVTEGRVTIHFSNVSSDAGGLMMGFFIGNGYRQKAKFNKVPLVLLDSDRKILARQTFGGETIGTVAGGTMKACVVRFLPENVYSPDIPEDCQVRFDLQANRPQSIEIKYQNLPDNISLNQKQELERILKTLPPIKRGEADFSPLCAKLTTENNLLATVIIRNTTDKPIVLEQIPLAFIDVNQVELARGIFDVKNITIEPFKALLWTFNFDSVKQGSNIDLSSWNIKVLES, encoded by the coding sequence ATGATATTGAATTTCCCAAAAATTTTTAAAGGTAAAGAACTAGATGTTGAATTCTCTGAAAATGATATTGTCGAGGCAAGCCCATTAGATGAGAATTCGGAAGGTCAGAATGATCAAGAGTTACCATTAGTAACTGAAGGTCGGGTCACCATTCACTTTTCAAATGTTTCGTCTGATGCCGGGGGTCTTATGATGGGCTTCTTTATTGGTAATGGCTATAGACAGAAGGCAAAGTTCAACAAAGTGCCTTTAGTATTACTTGATTCTGACAGGAAGATACTGGCGCGGCAAACCTTTGGTGGAGAGACAATCGGGACAGTAGCTGGTGGTACTATGAAGGCTTGTGTTGTTCGCTTTCTTCCGGAAAATGTATATTCACCAGATATTCCTGAAGACTGTCAAGTGCGTTTTGATCTGCAAGCTAACCGCCCACAGAGTATTGAAATAAAGTACCAAAACCTTCCCGATAATATTTCACTAAACCAAAAACAAGAATTGGAACGGATTCTAAAAACACTTCCGCCGATAAAGCGTGGAGAAGCAGATTTTTCTCCCTTATGTGCAAAACTGACAACAGAAAATAATCTTTTAGCTACAGTTATAATCCGGAACACTACCGATAAGCCAATAGTCTTGGAGCAAATACCTTTAGCTTTTATTGATGTTAATCAGGTAGAGTTAGCTCGCGGGATATTCGATGTTAAGAACATAACCATTGAACCGTTTAAGGCACTATTATGGACATTTAATTTTGACTCCGTTAAACAAGGCAGCAATATCGATTTATCAAGTTGGAATATTAAGGTGTTAGAATCTTAA